A single genomic interval of Mangifera indica cultivar Alphonso chromosome 5, CATAS_Mindica_2.1, whole genome shotgun sequence harbors:
- the LOC123217086 gene encoding heat shock protein 90-5, chloroplastic-like: protein MAPVISRSLATPSLVSLPFSFKYSNNKHLSLTSSLFPQNCLRKGFSCSALNWKRNSRPLVRCEAAVADKEAADTSGEKFEYQAEVSRLLDLIVHSLYSHKEVFLRELVSNASDALDKLRFLSVTEPSLLGDAGDLEIRIKPDPENGTITITDTGIGMTKEELIDCLGTIAQSGTSKFLKALKENKDLGADNGLIGQFGVGFYSSFLVAEKVVVSTKSPRSDKQYVWESVCDSNSYTIKEETDPEKLVSRGTQITLYLREDDKYEFSDPARIQGLVKNYSQFVSFPIYTWQEKSRTIEVEEEEQPKEGEKQLEGEKKKKKTTKTEKYWDWDLANETKPIWMRNQKEVEKEEYHEFYKKTFNEFLDPLAYTHFTTEGEVEFRSVLYVPGMGPLNNEDVMNPKTKNIRLYVKRVFISDDFDGELFPRYLSFVKGVVDSDDLPLNVSREILQESRIVRIMRKRLVRKTFDMIQDISESENKEDYKKFWENFGKFLKLGCVEDSGNHKRIAPLLRFYTSKNEEELTSLDEYVENMGEKQNAIYYLATDSLKSAKSAPFLEKLVQKDIEVLYLIEPIDEVAIQNLQTYKEMKFVDISKEDLELGDEDEVRERETKQEYNLLCDWIKQQLGDKVAKVQVSKRLSSSPCVLVSGKFGWSANMERLMKAQALGDTSSLEFMRGRRILEINPDHPIVKDLNAACRNAPDSSDAKRAIDLLYDTALISSGFTPDSPAELGNRIYEMMAMALGGRWGRSEGNDEVEAEAPEENVAESETSADEPSETKVFEPSEVRTESDPWQD from the exons ATGGCTCCGGTTATAAGCAGAAGCTTAGCTACTCCCTCTCTAGTTTCACtacccttttcttttaaatactCCAATAACAAGCACTTAAGTCTCACAAGTTCTCTCTTCCCGCAAAATTGTCTGAGAAAGGGCTTTTCTTGTTCAGCTTTGAATTGGAAGAGGAACAGTCGCCCCCTCGTCCGCTGTGAGGCTGCGGTTGCCGATAAGGAGGCCGCCGACACTTCCGGTGAGAAGTTTGAGTACCAAGCCGAG GTAAGTCGTTTGTTGGATTTGATAGTTCATAGTCTATACAGCCACAAGGAAGTGTTTCTGCGAGAGCTTGTGAG CAATGCAAGTGATGCTTTAGATAAGTTGAGATTTTTAAGTGTGACTGAGCCCTCACTACTTGGAGATGCTGGTGACCTAGAAATACGTATCAAACCTGATCCAGAGAATGGAACCATCACTATCAC GGATACTGGTATTGGAATGACAAAAGAAGAGCTCATTGACTGTCTTGGAACTATTGCTCAGAGTGGTACTTCAAAGTTCCTAAAGGCTCTTAAG GAGAATAAGGATTTGGGGGCAGACAATGGTTTGATAGGTCAATTTGGTGTTGGATtctattcttcttttcttgttgCTGAGAAG GTGGTTGTGTCTACAAAGAGCCCACGGTCAGATAAGCAATATGTTTGGGAATCAGTTTGTGACAGTAATTCTTACACGATTAAGGAAGAAACTGATCCCGAGAAGCTCGTATCCCGTGGAACACAGATCACACTTTATTTAAGG GAGGATGATAAGTATGAATTCTCTGATCCAGCAAGGATTCAGGGTTTGGTGAAGAATTATTCGCAATTTGTTTCTTTCCCTATTTATACATGGCAAGAAAAATCACGAACCATTGAG GTGGAAGAGGAGGAACAACCCAAAGAAGGGGAAAAACAATTAGAG ggtgaaaagaaaaagaagaaaacaacaaaaactgaGAAGTACTGGGATTGGGATCTAGCCAATGAAACAAAGCCCATATGG ATGCGGAATCAAAAGGAAGTTGAAAAAGAGGAGTATCACGAATTCTACAAGAAGACTTTCAATGAATTTTTGGATCCACTTGCATACACTCACTTCACCACAGAG GGTGAGGTGGAGTTCAGGAGTGTTCTTTATGTTCCTGGAATGGGGCCTCTAAACAATGAGGATGTGATGAATCCAAAAACAAAGAACATACGGTTGTATGTCAAGCGTGTATTTATCTCAGATGATTTTGATGGAGAGCTG TTTCCACGATACTTGAGCTTTGTAAAGGGTGTGGTGGACTCAGATGATCTTCCTCTTAATGTTTCTCGAGAGATCCTTCAAGAAAGCAGAATT GTAAGAATCATGAGAAAGAGACTGGTTAGGAAAACATTTGACATGATTCAAGACATCTCTGAAAGTGAAAACAAAGAG GATTACAAAAAATTCTGGGAGAACTTTggcaaatttttaaaattaggatGTGTTGAAGATTCCGGTAATCACAAGCGCATTGCACCTCTGCTACGGTTTTACACATCTAAGAATGAAGAGGAACTGACAAGCTTAGATGAATATGTTGAAAATATGGGTGAGAAACAAAATGCAATCTATTACTTGGCAACAGACAGTTTGAAGAGCGCTAAGAGTGCTCCATTTTTGGAGAAGTTAGTTCAGAAAGATATTGAG GTACTTTATTTGATTGAGCCTATTGATGAAGTTGCCATCCAGAACTTGCAAACCTACAAGGAAATGAAATTTGTTGATATCAGCAAGGAAGATTTAGAGCTTG GTGATGAGGATGAGGTGAGAGAAAGGGAAACTAAACAAGAATACAATCTTCTTTGTGATTGGATAAAGCAACAACTTGGTGATAAGGTGGCCAAGGTCCAAGTTTCGAAGCGTCTAAGCTCATCTCCCTGTGTGCTTGTTTCTGGCAAGTTTGGATGGTCTGCTAATATGGAAAG GTTAATGAAAGCACAAGCTCTTGGTGATACTTCAAGTTTGGAGTTCATGAGGGGAAGGAGAATACTGGAGATTAATCCAGATCATCCCATTGTTAAAGATTTAAAT GCTGCATGTAGAAATGCCCCTGATAGCAGTGATGCCAAGAGAGCTATTGACCTTTTGTATGATACAGCGCTGATCTCTAGTGGCTTTACA CCTGACAGCCCAGCTGAATTGGGCAACAGGATCTATGAGATGATGGCCATGGCCCTTGGAGGGAGATGGGGCAGATCAGAAGGGAATGATGAGGTAGAGGCAGAGGCACCAGAAGAGAATGTAGCAGAATCTGAAACAAGTGCCGATGAACCATCGGAGACAAAAGTTTTTGAACCATCAGAAGTGAGAACTGAGAGTGATCCTTGGCAAGATTAG